A DNA window from Pogona vitticeps strain Pit_001003342236 chromosome 2, PviZW2.1, whole genome shotgun sequence contains the following coding sequences:
- the ATP1A1 gene encoding sodium/potassium-transporting ATPase subunit alpha-1 isoform X1 produces MGKGIGRDKYEPASTNEHGAKTKKGKKEKDMEELKKEVSLDDHKLSLDELHRKYGTDLSRGLTTQRAAEILARDGPNALTPPPTTPEWVKFCRQLFGGFSLLLWIGAILCFLAYGIQAVTEEEPNNDNLYLGVVLSAVVIITGCFSYYQEAKSSKIMESFKNMVPQQALVIRNGEKLSINAEGVVVGDLVEVKGGDRIPADLRIISAHGCKVDNSSLTGESEPQTRSPDFTNENPLETRNIAFFSTNCVEGTARGVVINTGDRTVMGRIATLASGLEGGRTPIAVEIGHFIHIITGVAVFLGVSFFILSLILQYTWLEAVIFLIGIIVANVPEGLLATVTVCLTLTAKRMARKNCLVKNLEAVETLGSTSTICSDKTGTLTQNRMTVAHMWFDNQIHEADTTENQSGASFDKTSPTWTALARIAGLCNRAVFQANQENVPILKRTVAGDASESALLKSIELCCGSVKEQRDKNPKVVEIPFNSTNKYQLSIHKNANPSESRYLLVMKGAPERILDRCSKILIQGKEQPLDEEAKDAFQNAYLELGGLGERVLGFCHLALPDEQFPDDFQFDTDEINFPVENLCFVGLISMIDPPRAAVPDAVGKCRSAGIKVIMVTGDHPITAKAIAKGVGIISEGNETVEDIALRLNIPVSQVNPRDAKACVIHGSDLKDMTSEQLDDILRFHTEIVFARTSPQQKLIIVEGCQRQGAIVAVTGDGVNDSPALKKADIGVAMGIAGSDVSKQAADMILLDDNFASIVTGVEEGRLIFDNLKKSIAYTLTSNIPEITPFLIFIIANVPLPLGTVTILCIDLGTDMVPAISLAYEQAESDIMKRQPRNPKTDKLVNERLISMAYGQIGMIQALGGFFTYFVILAENGFLPSSLLGIRVSWDDRWINDVEDSYGQQWTYEQRKIVEFTCHTAFFVSIVVVQWADLVICKTRRNSVFQQGMKNKILIFGLFEETALAAFLSYCPGMDVALRMYPLKPTWWFCAFPYSLLIFVYDEVRKLILRRSPGGWVEKETYY; encoded by the exons ATTGGACGTGATAAGTATGAGCCTGCATCTACCAATGAGCATGGAGCCAAAAcgaaaaagggcaagaaagagaaggatatggaagaactgaaaaAGGAGGTTTCTCTG GATGATCACAAACTCAGCCTTGATGAACTTCATCGGAAATACGGAACAGACCTCAGCCGG GGTCTAACGACTCAGCGGGCTGCAGAAATCTTGGCTCGTGATGGCCCCAATGCTCTCACTCCCCCTCCCACAACTCCAGAATGGGTCAAATTCTGTCGACAGCTTTTTGGGGGCTTCTCCCTCCTGCTTTGGATTGGAGCTATTCTTTGCTTTCTGGCGTATGGTATTCAAGCAGTAACTGAAGAGGAACCAAACAATGACAAT TTGTACCTGGGCGTTGTGCTGTCTGCTGTTGTCATCATAACTGGTTGCTTCTCCTACTACCAAGAAGCGAAGAGTTCGAAGATCATGGAATCCTTCAAAAACATGGTGCCTCAG CAAGCTCTGGTGATCCGAAATGGGGAGAAGTTGAGCATCAATGCCGAAGGGGTGGTTGTTGGAGACTTGGTGGAAGTGAAGGGAGGAGACAGAATCCCAGCTGATCTAAGGATCATTTCAGCCCATGGATGTAAG GTTGACAACTCTTCTCTTACGGGTGAATCCGAGCCCCAGACGAGATCACCAGACTTCACAAACGAGAACCCTCTTGAGACGAGGAACATTGCTTTTTTCTCCACCAATTGTgttgaag GTACAGCCCGTGGTGTCGTCATTAACACTGGGGACCGTACAGTCATGGGCCGCATTGCGACCCTGGCCTCCGGACTGGAAGGGGGACGGACACCCATTGCTGTGGAAATTGGGCACTTTATCCATATAATCACGGGTGTAGCTGTGTTCCTTGGTGTTTCCTTCTTCATCCTTTCACTGATCCTTCAATACACTTGGCTGGAGGCTGTTATCTTTCTCATCGGCATCATTGTCGCCAATGTCCCCGAGGGACTTCTGGCTACAGTCACA GTATGTCTGACACTAACAGCCAAGCGCATGGCTCGTAAGAATTGTCTTGTAAAGAATTTGGAAGCTGTGGAAACTCTTGGTTCTACCTCCACCATCTGCTCTGACAAAACCGGCACCCTGACTCAAAACCGCATGACGGTTGCTCACATGTGGTTCGATAACCAGATCCATGAAGCTGACACTACAGAAAACCAGAGCG GTGCTTCCTTTGACAAGACCTCTCCTACATGGACTGCTCTGGCCAGGATTGCCGGACTCTGCAACCGTGCGGTGTTTCAAGCCAACCAAGAAAATGTTCCCATTTTGAAG AGGACGGTAGCAGGGGATGCCTCTGAATCTGCACTACTAAAATCTATTGAACTCTGTTGCGGGTCTGTCAAGGAACAGAGAGATAAGAACCCCAAGGTGGTGGAGATACCTTTCAACTCTACCAACAAATATCAA CTGTCCATCCACAAGAATGCAAACCCATCAGAATCACGGTACCTGCTTGTGATGAAAGGAGCCCCCGAGAGAATCCTTGACCGTTGCAGCAAGATCCTGATCCAAGGGAAAGAGCAGCCCTTGGATGAAGAGGCTAAAGATGCATTTCAGAATGCCTACCTGGAATTAGGAGGCCTGGGAGAGAGAGTCCTGG GCTTTTGCCACCTGGCCTTGCCGGATGAGCAGTTCCCTGACGACTTCCAGTTTGACACTGACGAAATTAACTTTCCCGTGGAGAACCTGTGTTTCGTTGGGTTGATTTCCATGATTGACCCTCCTCGTGCTGCTGTGCCTGATGCTGTTGGCAAATGCAGGAGTGCTGGAATAAAG GTCATTATGGTGACAGGAGATCACCCGATCACAGCTAAAGCTATTGCAAAGGGAGTTGGTATCATCTCTGAGGGCAATGAAACTGTGGAGGATATTGCTCTTCGCCTTAACATTCCTGTCAGCCAAGTGAATCCCAG GGACGCCAAAGCCTGTGTGATTCATGGCTCTGACTTGAAGGACATGACCAGTGAGCAACTAGATGACATTCTGAGGTTCCATACAGAAATCGTCTTTGCCAGAACTTCTCCTCAGCAGAAGCTTATCATTGTGGAAGGCTGCCAGCGGCAG ggGGCTATCGTAGCTGTCACAGGTGATGGTGTGAACGATTCCCCCGCTTTGAAAAAGGCTGACATTGGGGTTGCTATGGGCATTGCCGGATCCGATGTCTCCAAGCAGGCAGCTGACATGATTCTGCTGGACGATAACTTTGCTTCTATTGTCACGGGGGTTGAAGAAG gccGCCTAATTTTTGATAACCTGAAGAAATCAATTGCTTACACCTTGACCAGTAACATCCCTGAGATCACGCCTTTCCTCATCTTCATCATTGCCAATGTCCCCCTTCCGCTGGGGACCGTTACCATCTTATGCATTGACTTGGGTACTGATATG GTTCCTGCAATCTCACTGGCGTACGAACAAGCAGAAAGcgacatcatgaaaagacagccCAGAAATCCCAAGACAGACAAGTTGGTAAACGAAAGGCTGATCAGCATGGCTTACGGTCAAATCG GAATGATCCAAGCCTTGGGAGGTTTCTTCACCTATTTTGTAATCCTTGCGGAGAATGGCTTCCTGCCGTCATCTTTGCTGGGGATTCGAGTGTCCTGGGATGACCGGTGGATTAACGATGTGGAGGACAGCTATGGGCAGCAGTGG ACGTACGAACAAAGAAAAATTGTGGAATTCACTTGTCATACAGCCTTCTTTGTCAGCATTGTGGTGGTGCAGTGGGCAGACTTGGTTATCTGTAAGACTAGAAGGAATTCTGTCTTCCAGCAAGGAATGAA GAACAAGATTTTAATATTTGGGCTCTTTGAAGAGACTGCTCTGGCTGCCTTCCTCTCTTACTGCCCTGGAATGGATGTTGCTTTAAGAATGTATCCTCTCAA ACCAACGTGGTGGTTCTGTGCCTTCCCCTACTCTCTCCTCATCTTTGTGTATGATGAAGTAAGGAAACTTATCCTTAGACGCAGCCCTGGAG GCTGGGTGGAGAAGGAGACCTACTACTAA
- the ATP1A1 gene encoding sodium/potassium-transporting ATPase subunit alpha-1 isoform X2 gives MEELKKEVSLDDHKLSLDELHRKYGTDLSRGLTTQRAAEILARDGPNALTPPPTTPEWVKFCRQLFGGFSLLLWIGAILCFLAYGIQAVTEEEPNNDNLYLGVVLSAVVIITGCFSYYQEAKSSKIMESFKNMVPQQALVIRNGEKLSINAEGVVVGDLVEVKGGDRIPADLRIISAHGCKVDNSSLTGESEPQTRSPDFTNENPLETRNIAFFSTNCVEGTARGVVINTGDRTVMGRIATLASGLEGGRTPIAVEIGHFIHIITGVAVFLGVSFFILSLILQYTWLEAVIFLIGIIVANVPEGLLATVTVCLTLTAKRMARKNCLVKNLEAVETLGSTSTICSDKTGTLTQNRMTVAHMWFDNQIHEADTTENQSGASFDKTSPTWTALARIAGLCNRAVFQANQENVPILKRTVAGDASESALLKSIELCCGSVKEQRDKNPKVVEIPFNSTNKYQLSIHKNANPSESRYLLVMKGAPERILDRCSKILIQGKEQPLDEEAKDAFQNAYLELGGLGERVLGFCHLALPDEQFPDDFQFDTDEINFPVENLCFVGLISMIDPPRAAVPDAVGKCRSAGIKVIMVTGDHPITAKAIAKGVGIISEGNETVEDIALRLNIPVSQVNPRDAKACVIHGSDLKDMTSEQLDDILRFHTEIVFARTSPQQKLIIVEGCQRQGAIVAVTGDGVNDSPALKKADIGVAMGIAGSDVSKQAADMILLDDNFASIVTGVEEGRLIFDNLKKSIAYTLTSNIPEITPFLIFIIANVPLPLGTVTILCIDLGTDMVPAISLAYEQAESDIMKRQPRNPKTDKLVNERLISMAYGQIGMIQALGGFFTYFVILAENGFLPSSLLGIRVSWDDRWINDVEDSYGQQWTYEQRKIVEFTCHTAFFVSIVVVQWADLVICKTRRNSVFQQGMKNKILIFGLFEETALAAFLSYCPGMDVALRMYPLKPTWWFCAFPYSLLIFVYDEVRKLILRRSPGGWVEKETYY, from the exons atggaagaactgaaaaAGGAGGTTTCTCTG GATGATCACAAACTCAGCCTTGATGAACTTCATCGGAAATACGGAACAGACCTCAGCCGG GGTCTAACGACTCAGCGGGCTGCAGAAATCTTGGCTCGTGATGGCCCCAATGCTCTCACTCCCCCTCCCACAACTCCAGAATGGGTCAAATTCTGTCGACAGCTTTTTGGGGGCTTCTCCCTCCTGCTTTGGATTGGAGCTATTCTTTGCTTTCTGGCGTATGGTATTCAAGCAGTAACTGAAGAGGAACCAAACAATGACAAT TTGTACCTGGGCGTTGTGCTGTCTGCTGTTGTCATCATAACTGGTTGCTTCTCCTACTACCAAGAAGCGAAGAGTTCGAAGATCATGGAATCCTTCAAAAACATGGTGCCTCAG CAAGCTCTGGTGATCCGAAATGGGGAGAAGTTGAGCATCAATGCCGAAGGGGTGGTTGTTGGAGACTTGGTGGAAGTGAAGGGAGGAGACAGAATCCCAGCTGATCTAAGGATCATTTCAGCCCATGGATGTAAG GTTGACAACTCTTCTCTTACGGGTGAATCCGAGCCCCAGACGAGATCACCAGACTTCACAAACGAGAACCCTCTTGAGACGAGGAACATTGCTTTTTTCTCCACCAATTGTgttgaag GTACAGCCCGTGGTGTCGTCATTAACACTGGGGACCGTACAGTCATGGGCCGCATTGCGACCCTGGCCTCCGGACTGGAAGGGGGACGGACACCCATTGCTGTGGAAATTGGGCACTTTATCCATATAATCACGGGTGTAGCTGTGTTCCTTGGTGTTTCCTTCTTCATCCTTTCACTGATCCTTCAATACACTTGGCTGGAGGCTGTTATCTTTCTCATCGGCATCATTGTCGCCAATGTCCCCGAGGGACTTCTGGCTACAGTCACA GTATGTCTGACACTAACAGCCAAGCGCATGGCTCGTAAGAATTGTCTTGTAAAGAATTTGGAAGCTGTGGAAACTCTTGGTTCTACCTCCACCATCTGCTCTGACAAAACCGGCACCCTGACTCAAAACCGCATGACGGTTGCTCACATGTGGTTCGATAACCAGATCCATGAAGCTGACACTACAGAAAACCAGAGCG GTGCTTCCTTTGACAAGACCTCTCCTACATGGACTGCTCTGGCCAGGATTGCCGGACTCTGCAACCGTGCGGTGTTTCAAGCCAACCAAGAAAATGTTCCCATTTTGAAG AGGACGGTAGCAGGGGATGCCTCTGAATCTGCACTACTAAAATCTATTGAACTCTGTTGCGGGTCTGTCAAGGAACAGAGAGATAAGAACCCCAAGGTGGTGGAGATACCTTTCAACTCTACCAACAAATATCAA CTGTCCATCCACAAGAATGCAAACCCATCAGAATCACGGTACCTGCTTGTGATGAAAGGAGCCCCCGAGAGAATCCTTGACCGTTGCAGCAAGATCCTGATCCAAGGGAAAGAGCAGCCCTTGGATGAAGAGGCTAAAGATGCATTTCAGAATGCCTACCTGGAATTAGGAGGCCTGGGAGAGAGAGTCCTGG GCTTTTGCCACCTGGCCTTGCCGGATGAGCAGTTCCCTGACGACTTCCAGTTTGACACTGACGAAATTAACTTTCCCGTGGAGAACCTGTGTTTCGTTGGGTTGATTTCCATGATTGACCCTCCTCGTGCTGCTGTGCCTGATGCTGTTGGCAAATGCAGGAGTGCTGGAATAAAG GTCATTATGGTGACAGGAGATCACCCGATCACAGCTAAAGCTATTGCAAAGGGAGTTGGTATCATCTCTGAGGGCAATGAAACTGTGGAGGATATTGCTCTTCGCCTTAACATTCCTGTCAGCCAAGTGAATCCCAG GGACGCCAAAGCCTGTGTGATTCATGGCTCTGACTTGAAGGACATGACCAGTGAGCAACTAGATGACATTCTGAGGTTCCATACAGAAATCGTCTTTGCCAGAACTTCTCCTCAGCAGAAGCTTATCATTGTGGAAGGCTGCCAGCGGCAG ggGGCTATCGTAGCTGTCACAGGTGATGGTGTGAACGATTCCCCCGCTTTGAAAAAGGCTGACATTGGGGTTGCTATGGGCATTGCCGGATCCGATGTCTCCAAGCAGGCAGCTGACATGATTCTGCTGGACGATAACTTTGCTTCTATTGTCACGGGGGTTGAAGAAG gccGCCTAATTTTTGATAACCTGAAGAAATCAATTGCTTACACCTTGACCAGTAACATCCCTGAGATCACGCCTTTCCTCATCTTCATCATTGCCAATGTCCCCCTTCCGCTGGGGACCGTTACCATCTTATGCATTGACTTGGGTACTGATATG GTTCCTGCAATCTCACTGGCGTACGAACAAGCAGAAAGcgacatcatgaaaagacagccCAGAAATCCCAAGACAGACAAGTTGGTAAACGAAAGGCTGATCAGCATGGCTTACGGTCAAATCG GAATGATCCAAGCCTTGGGAGGTTTCTTCACCTATTTTGTAATCCTTGCGGAGAATGGCTTCCTGCCGTCATCTTTGCTGGGGATTCGAGTGTCCTGGGATGACCGGTGGATTAACGATGTGGAGGACAGCTATGGGCAGCAGTGG ACGTACGAACAAAGAAAAATTGTGGAATTCACTTGTCATACAGCCTTCTTTGTCAGCATTGTGGTGGTGCAGTGGGCAGACTTGGTTATCTGTAAGACTAGAAGGAATTCTGTCTTCCAGCAAGGAATGAA GAACAAGATTTTAATATTTGGGCTCTTTGAAGAGACTGCTCTGGCTGCCTTCCTCTCTTACTGCCCTGGAATGGATGTTGCTTTAAGAATGTATCCTCTCAA ACCAACGTGGTGGTTCTGTGCCTTCCCCTACTCTCTCCTCATCTTTGTGTATGATGAAGTAAGGAAACTTATCCTTAGACGCAGCCCTGGAG GCTGGGTGGAGAAGGAGACCTACTACTAA